DNA sequence from the Nakamurella flava genome:
GCTCAGCGTGAGCATGAGCAGATCTTCCCGAAGGCGGGGTGGGTGGAGCACGATCCGGTCGAGATCTGGGAGAACACTCGGCTGGTCGCGGCGGATGCGTTGGCGAAGGCGGATCTGAACGAGTCCGATATCGCGGCGGTGGGGATCACCAATCAGCGGGAGACCGCGATGGTGTGGGACAAGACCACCGGTCAGCCGGTCTATAACGCGATCGTGTGGCAGGACACCCGGACGGACAAGATCTGCCGGCAGCTCGGGGACCTGGGTGGTGGGGCGGAGCGGTACAAGGACAAGGTCGGCCTGCCGTTGGCCACGTATTTCTCGGGTCCGAAGATCAAGTGGATCCTGGACAACGTCGACGGCGCCCGGGCCAAGGCCGAGGCCGGGGATCTGTTGTTCGGGAACATGGACACCTGGACGTTGTGGAACATGACCGGTGGGGTGAACGGCGGGATCCATGTCACCGATCCGACGAACGCCTCCCGCACCCTGTTGATGGACCTGGACACCCTGTCGTGGGATCCGGAGATCGCGGCGGACATGGGGATTCCGTTGTCGATGCTGCCGGAGATCCGCTCGTCGTCGGAGGTGTACGGGCAGGGCCGGGCCAAGGGGTCGTTCGCGGGGGTGCCGATCGCGGGGATCCTGGGTGATCAGCAGGCCGCGA
Encoded proteins:
- a CDS encoding FGGY family carbohydrate kinase; this translates as AQREHEQIFPKAGWVEHDPVEIWENTRLVAADALAKADLNESDIAAVGITNQRETAMVWDKTTGQPVYNAIVWQDTRTDKICRQLGDLGGGAERYKDKVGLPLATYFSGPKIKWILDNVDGARAKAEAGDLLFGNMDTWTLWNMTGGVNGGIHVTDPTNASRTLLMDLDTLSWDPEIAADMGIPLSMLPEIRSSSEVYGQGRAKGSFAGVPIAGILGDQQAATFGQACLSVGEAKNTYGTGNFMLINTGTEKVPSKNGLLTTVCYKIGDQATVYALEGSIAVSGSLVQWLRDNLGIISSAPEIETLANTVEDNGGAYFVPAFSG